From Amycolatopsis sp. cg9, one genomic window encodes:
- a CDS encoding alpha/beta fold hydrolase codes for MPASAPPVAPAPPLLLPLSRRPRAPQAVFVHPGGGGLSPYTPLAVRLARHHGVSGIRAGGLFAGERPDDDVERMTERYLPLLDDLPRRPELLVGWSMGGVLAWELGARLSATGPAPAVVLIDSFTRRDEFGTAHRAAVVERIMRSVHARVAPRDRRWAEATAHAHITASGRHRVTSTHPGPALLMACASPHRRTQVENWTRLSRRLRVRELECGHFDVFDRKALPAVLAHLDEFLTGEPTRSPKTGGKR; via the coding sequence ATGCCCGCCTCCGCGCCGCCGGTCGCCCCCGCGCCGCCGTTGCTGCTGCCGCTCAGCCGGCGCCCGCGGGCTCCGCAAGCCGTCTTCGTGCACCCCGGCGGCGGCGGTCTGAGCCCGTACACGCCGCTGGCCGTGCGGCTGGCCCGCCACCACGGCGTGAGCGGGATCCGCGCCGGCGGCCTGTTCGCCGGCGAGCGGCCCGACGACGACGTCGAGAGGATGACCGAGCGGTACCTGCCGCTGCTGGACGACCTGCCCCGGCGCCCGGAACTCCTGGTGGGCTGGTCCATGGGCGGGGTGCTCGCCTGGGAACTGGGCGCACGCCTGTCCGCGACCGGGCCCGCCCCCGCGGTGGTGCTGATCGACAGCTTCACCCGCCGCGACGAGTTCGGCACCGCGCACCGGGCCGCGGTCGTCGAACGGATCATGCGGTCGGTGCACGCCCGGGTCGCACCCCGCGACCGGCGCTGGGCCGAAGCCACCGCCCACGCGCACATCACCGCGTCGGGACGGCACCGGGTGACCAGCACCCACCCCGGCCCCGCGCTGCTCATGGCCTGCGCGAGCCCGCACCGCCGCACCCAGGTCGAGAACTGGACGCGGCTGTCCCGGCGGCTGCGGGTCCGCGAACTGGAGTGCGGTCACTTCGACGTTTTCGATCGGAAAGCGCTTCCTGCCGTACTGGCCCACCTCGACGAATTCCTGACCGGAGAACCCACCCGATCCCCGAAAACAGGAGGAAAACGATGA
- a CDS encoding YitT family protein gives MAELVQSPLVPPGRPLRRVSQLLSGLVLYGVSDAMVVAAGLGVEPWDALAQGLTRTAGLSIGVWTNLIGAAVLLLWIPLRQKPGLGTLCNVLLVGTSMDLALAVLPPFGQLWVRWAVLVAGIVLNGFATGCYIGAQAGPGPRDGLMTGLARRGYPIWAVRWGIEIAVLVIGFLLGATVGIGTVLYACAIGPLAQLFMPMLDMGRSKGSP, from the coding sequence GTGGCCGAACTGGTGCAGTCGCCGTTGGTGCCACCGGGCCGGCCCCTCCGCCGGGTGTCCCAGCTCCTCTCCGGGCTCGTGCTCTACGGGGTCAGCGACGCGATGGTCGTCGCCGCCGGGCTGGGGGTGGAGCCGTGGGACGCGCTCGCGCAGGGGCTGACCCGCACCGCCGGGCTGAGCATCGGGGTCTGGACCAACCTGATCGGTGCCGCCGTCCTGCTGCTGTGGATCCCGCTGCGGCAGAAGCCCGGGCTGGGCACGCTCTGCAACGTGCTGCTCGTCGGCACCTCGATGGACCTCGCGCTGGCGGTGCTGCCGCCGTTCGGGCAGCTGTGGGTGCGCTGGGCCGTGCTGGTCGCGGGCATCGTGCTCAACGGGTTCGCCACCGGCTGCTACATCGGCGCCCAGGCCGGGCCGGGCCCGCGGGACGGGCTGATGACCGGGCTCGCGCGGCGCGGGTACCCGATCTGGGCGGTGCGCTGGGGCATCGAGATCGCGGTGCTGGTGATCGGGTTCCTGCTCGGGGCCACCGTGGGCATCGGGACCGTCCTCTACGCCTGCGCGATCGGACCGCTCGCCCAGCTGTTCATGCCGATGCTGGACATGGGGCGGAGCAAGGGATCGCCCTGA
- a CDS encoding glutamate-5-semialdehyde dehydrogenase yields MRYLPGEIEIGRTMVDKIIGAARAATTAAPPLGNEAYGRFGTALAGRLTAAWPRICEANDTDVGRAREQGLPDVLVDRLRLTEDHLAGLVTLTSTVAGELRELTSRPPGTPIGDWGVRHRVPRPLGVVLMIFEARPTVTVEGALLNVAAGNAVLLRGGKEIARTNAELGAAVAAALADAELPAGLVTVLDDPSRSLLRDLLRRPDAIDVLIPRGSPSLIDYCHRASTIPVLASGGGVNHLYVHHSADLAQAVSIALDSKLPAPAGCTSLEVALVDRPVADEFVAALLDGARRDGRPLTVRVGEGLQRPEGTGDWRVEPLGEHDLGREFLDSTVGVVAVDSPGEAVEFIQRHGSGHSEAIAATDPAVTGEFTDRVDAATIVVNGSLRLNDGPTLELGSEIAISTSRLHARGPITLAALVNYCWVVEANGRLREAS; encoded by the coding sequence GTGAGGTATCTGCCGGGGGAAATCGAGATCGGGAGAACAATGGTCGACAAGATCATCGGTGCCGCACGTGCGGCGACCACCGCGGCCCCGCCGCTGGGCAACGAGGCGTACGGGCGGTTCGGCACCGCGCTGGCCGGCCGGCTCACCGCCGCGTGGCCACGGATCTGCGAAGCGAACGACACCGACGTGGGACGAGCGCGGGAGCAGGGCCTGCCCGACGTGCTCGTCGACCGGCTCCGGCTGACCGAGGACCACCTCGCCGGCCTGGTCACCCTGACTTCGACGGTCGCCGGCGAGCTGCGCGAGCTGACCAGCCGCCCGCCGGGCACCCCGATCGGCGACTGGGGCGTGCGCCACCGCGTGCCGCGGCCGCTGGGCGTGGTGCTGATGATCTTCGAGGCCCGCCCGACGGTCACCGTCGAAGGCGCGCTGCTCAACGTCGCCGCCGGCAACGCGGTGCTCCTGCGCGGCGGCAAGGAGATCGCGCGGACCAACGCCGAGCTCGGCGCCGCCGTCGCCGCCGCGCTGGCCGACGCGGAGCTGCCGGCGGGCCTGGTCACCGTGCTGGACGACCCCAGCCGCTCGCTGCTGCGGGACCTGCTGCGCCGGCCCGACGCGATCGACGTGCTCATCCCCCGCGGCAGCCCGTCGCTCATCGACTACTGCCACCGCGCGAGCACCATCCCGGTGCTGGCCAGCGGCGGCGGTGTCAACCACCTCTACGTGCACCACAGCGCCGACCTGGCCCAGGCGGTCTCGATCGCGCTGGACAGCAAGCTGCCCGCCCCGGCCGGCTGCACCTCCCTGGAGGTCGCGCTGGTCGACCGGCCGGTGGCCGACGAGTTCGTGGCGGCGCTGCTCGACGGCGCCCGCCGCGACGGCAGGCCCCTGACCGTGCGGGTCGGCGAAGGCCTCCAGCGGCCGGAAGGCACCGGGGACTGGCGGGTGGAACCGCTCGGCGAGCACGACCTGGGCCGCGAGTTCCTCGACAGCACGGTCGGCGTGGTGGCGGTGGACTCCCCCGGCGAGGCCGTGGAGTTCATCCAGCGCCACGGTTCCGGCCACAGCGAGGCGATCGCCGCCACCGACCCCGCGGTCACCGGCGAGTTCACCGACCGGGTGGACGCGGCCACCATCGTCGTCAACGGGTCCCTGCGGCTCAACGACGGACCCACGCTGGAGCTGGGCTCGGAAATCGCGATCAGCACCAGCAGGCTGCACGCCCGCGGGCCGATCACCCTGGCCGCGCTGGTGAACTACTGCTGGGTTGTCGAGGCCAACGGCCGGCTGCGCGAGGCGAGCTGA
- a CDS encoding acyl carrier protein has product MSDSVKRVVIAESRLSLAPEEIRDDEPLNGDLLHLNSLGFVGMLVHLEDALDVTLPDDLFVGRTFKTVDDLVDVVADGATGTEALR; this is encoded by the coding sequence GTGTCCGACTCGGTCAAACGCGTGGTGATCGCCGAATCGCGGCTTTCGCTGGCGCCCGAGGAGATCCGGGACGACGAGCCGCTCAACGGCGACCTGCTGCACCTCAACTCGCTCGGGTTCGTCGGCATGCTGGTGCACCTCGAGGACGCGCTCGACGTGACGCTGCCCGACGACCTCTTCGTCGGCCGCACGTTCAAGACGGTCGACGACCTCGTCGACGTCGTGGCCGACGGTGCTACCGGGACGGAGGCCCTGCGATGA
- a CDS encoding O-acetylhomoserine aminocarboxypropyltransferase/cysteine synthase family protein, with protein sequence MPVTERPASAPKDFRRPESAVMHAGAELRAGPTAPVITPIFQTAAYELPGTGAAAGIFDLSEDGHAYTRLNNPTCDVLEARIAAVDGAPAALAVSTGQAATTVALLNLCRAGDNIVSSDELYGGTWNLLANTFARFGVETRFVSPEDPKNFAAATDERTRAYFGETLPNPKLRIFPIEDVAGLAEQAEVPLVLDNTLLPMVCNPLDFGANILVYSATKYIGGHGSALGGLIVDGGTFDWTRHAARHPLLTEPDPAHGGAVWTETGAGLDSALGRSPYLLKARETLLRDLGACLSPFNAFLLIQGIETLPLRMRAHGENAATVARFLDAHPAVSSVSHPALAGGEQQELLRRYLGGNGGPLVQFELAGGQEAGSRFIEALRLFAHVTNIGDVRSMATHPASTTHAQLPVADQLAAGVTPGSIRLSLGLEHPDDLLEDLTRALERAR encoded by the coding sequence ATGCCGGTCACTGAACGCCCCGCCAGCGCACCGAAGGACTTCCGGCGGCCCGAGTCCGCCGTGATGCACGCGGGTGCGGAGCTGCGCGCCGGCCCGACCGCGCCGGTGATCACGCCGATCTTCCAGACCGCGGCCTACGAGCTGCCCGGCACCGGCGCCGCCGCGGGCATCTTCGACCTGAGCGAGGACGGGCACGCCTACACCCGGCTCAACAACCCCACCTGCGACGTGCTCGAAGCGCGGATCGCCGCCGTCGACGGCGCCCCGGCCGCGCTGGCCGTCTCCACCGGCCAGGCCGCGACCACGGTCGCCCTGCTCAACCTGTGCCGGGCCGGGGACAACATCGTCAGCTCCGACGAGCTCTACGGCGGCACGTGGAACCTGCTGGCCAACACCTTCGCCCGGTTCGGCGTCGAAACCCGGTTCGTCAGCCCGGAAGACCCGAAGAACTTCGCCGCCGCCACGGACGAGCGCACCCGCGCCTACTTCGGCGAAACCCTGCCCAACCCGAAGCTGCGCATCTTCCCGATCGAGGACGTCGCCGGGCTCGCCGAACAGGCGGAAGTGCCGCTGGTGCTGGACAACACGCTGCTCCCGATGGTCTGCAACCCGCTGGACTTCGGCGCGAACATCCTGGTGTATTCGGCCACGAAGTACATCGGTGGGCACGGCAGCGCACTGGGCGGGCTGATCGTGGACGGCGGCACCTTCGACTGGACGCGCCACGCCGCCCGGCACCCGTTGCTGACCGAACCGGACCCCGCGCACGGCGGCGCGGTGTGGACCGAGACCGGCGCCGGGCTCGACAGCGCGCTGGGCCGCAGCCCCTACCTGCTCAAGGCGCGGGAAACGCTGCTGCGCGACCTCGGGGCGTGCCTGAGCCCGTTCAACGCCTTCCTGCTCATCCAGGGCATCGAGACGCTCCCGCTGCGGATGCGCGCGCACGGCGAGAACGCGGCCACGGTCGCGCGGTTCCTCGACGCGCACCCCGCGGTGTCCTCGGTCAGCCACCCGGCCCTGGCCGGCGGCGAGCAGCAGGAGCTGCTGCGGCGCTACCTCGGCGGCAACGGCGGCCCGCTGGTGCAGTTCGAGCTGGCCGGCGGGCAGGAGGCGGGCAGCCGGTTCATCGAAGCCCTGCGGCTGTTCGCGCACGTGACCAACATCGGTGACGTCCGCTCGATGGCCACGCACCCGGCGTCCACCACCCACGCCCAGCTGCCGGTGGCCGACCAGCTCGCGGCGGGCGTCACGCCGGGCTCGATCCGGCTGTCGCTGGGCTTGGAACACCCGGACGACCTGCTCGAAGACCTCACCCGCGCGCTGGAGCGGGCCCGGTGA
- a CDS encoding TetR/AcrR family transcriptional regulator: MRADAVRNRERIVEHAVRLFAERGPDVPMCEIADAAGLGVGTLYRHFPDRRSLALDIGIGALRDLADFTRAIRADSAWAELLAIIGHCATLPLALAKSLAELLPEDETQAELEHTVDSLLADVVVRAQREGTLRADVPVPEVQRLLSTIVCRPGARPDDYLTLVLLDGLRARPAGPAST; encoded by the coding sequence ATGCGAGCGGACGCGGTGCGCAACCGCGAGCGGATCGTCGAGCACGCGGTGCGCCTGTTCGCCGAACGCGGCCCGGACGTCCCGATGTGCGAGATCGCCGACGCGGCCGGCCTCGGCGTCGGCACGCTGTACCGCCACTTCCCCGACCGGCGGTCCCTCGCACTGGACATCGGCATCGGCGCCCTGCGCGACCTCGCGGACTTCACCCGCGCCATCCGCGCCGACTCGGCGTGGGCGGAGCTCCTGGCGATCATCGGCCACTGCGCGACGCTCCCGCTGGCCCTCGCGAAGTCCCTGGCCGAGCTGCTGCCCGAGGACGAGACGCAGGCGGAGCTGGAGCACACCGTCGACTCGCTGCTGGCCGACGTCGTCGTGCGCGCGCAGCGGGAAGGCACGCTGCGCGCGGACGTGCCGGTGCCGGAGGTCCAGCGCCTGCTGAGCACGATCGTCTGCCGCCCGGGCGCCCGCCCCGACGATTACCTGACCCTCGTCCTCCTCGACGGCCTCCGAGCCCGGCCGGCGGGTCCCGCGAGCACCTGA
- a CDS encoding fatty acid desaturase: protein MSETEWAYDGKRYRMHRFPADVRARMKPLNRSDNWHAGLAWLEDAAWIAACVWLCVAVSWWCYPLAVLIIGARQRGLSTILHDCAHGVGAADHRVRMLLGTVLTAYPIFQQHYAYKVSHVFTHHPRLGDPDRDPDLRFFIEQGAYRAASPRTYVRRVVLVPLLGSQTWAYLRYLVRNRYRVLREGRTAEVPQVQRRKRVLDRAGFWGFWALVAGVCWAQGWTGELLLFWFVPYLTSFQILGWYIELSEHTPLVRDARVDLHMTRNRKSRGWEKFLTGIHNDNYHLEHHLDPRTPFWNLGKARRVRLADPEYAAVDAVLGGLFTRGPQGQPSAVSAIVTSMSEPRELSHAGH from the coding sequence GTGTCCGAGACCGAGTGGGCCTACGACGGGAAGCGGTACCGGATGCACCGCTTCCCCGCCGACGTGCGGGCCCGGATGAAACCCCTCAACCGCAGTGACAACTGGCACGCCGGGCTGGCCTGGCTCGAGGACGCCGCCTGGATCGCGGCCTGCGTCTGGCTCTGCGTGGCCGTTTCGTGGTGGTGCTACCCGCTCGCCGTGCTGATCATCGGGGCACGGCAGCGGGGGCTGTCCACGATCCTGCACGATTGCGCGCACGGCGTCGGCGCCGCCGACCACCGGGTGCGGATGCTGCTCGGCACCGTGCTCACCGCGTACCCGATCTTCCAGCAGCACTACGCGTACAAGGTTTCGCACGTGTTCACCCACCACCCGCGGCTCGGCGACCCGGACCGCGACCCGGACCTGCGGTTCTTCATCGAGCAGGGCGCCTACCGGGCCGCCTCGCCGCGGACCTACGTGCGCCGCGTGGTGCTGGTCCCGCTGCTCGGCTCGCAGACCTGGGCCTACCTGCGGTACCTGGTCCGCAACCGCTACCGGGTGCTGCGCGAAGGCCGCACGGCGGAGGTGCCCCAGGTCCAGCGCCGCAAGCGGGTGCTCGACCGGGCCGGGTTCTGGGGGTTCTGGGCGCTCGTTGCGGGGGTGTGCTGGGCACAGGGCTGGACGGGCGAGCTGCTGCTGTTCTGGTTCGTGCCCTACCTGACGAGCTTCCAGATCCTGGGCTGGTACATCGAACTCTCCGAGCACACCCCGCTCGTCCGGGACGCCCGCGTCGACCTGCACATGACGCGCAACCGCAAGAGCCGCGGCTGGGAGAAGTTCCTCACCGGCATCCACAACGACAACTACCACCTGGAACACCACCTCGATCCGCGCACGCCGTTCTGGAACCTCGGCAAGGCGAGGCGGGTGCGGCTGGCCGATCCGGAGTACGCCGCGGTCGACGCCGTGCTGGGCGGGCTGTTCACCCGGGGACCGCAGGGGCAGCCCAGCGCCGTCAGCGCGATCGTCACGTCCATGTCCGAACCGAGGGAGCTGTCCCATGCCGGTCACTGA
- a CDS encoding gamma-glutamyl-gamma-aminobutyrate hydrolase family protein, protein MSARPLVALAASAEPIGVVPHLAVREVYVRALERVSGCAVAVVGGPAPDLAELLGRFDGVVFGGHETDVQPARYGGPPRDGPVDPARDELALRVLPAAVRAGVPVLGICRGLQELNVALGGTLRDLPDDRHREDLSQPRDRQYLPAHEVDLPAGGMLRQLLGYARVSVNSLHHQAIDRIAPDLRVEAVAADGVVEAASAGDGFCLAVQWHPEWYAETDPVSTAIFHEFGVAARLAAVRQGDPLLRPMSSIGMNSWASGPIAQA, encoded by the coding sequence GTGAGCGCCCGGCCGCTGGTCGCGCTCGCCGCGTCGGCCGAACCGATCGGCGTGGTGCCGCACCTCGCGGTGCGCGAGGTCTACGTCCGGGCGCTGGAACGGGTTTCCGGCTGCGCGGTGGCCGTCGTCGGCGGTCCCGCCCCGGACCTGGCGGAGCTGCTCGGCCGGTTCGACGGCGTCGTCTTCGGCGGGCACGAGACCGACGTCCAGCCCGCCCGCTACGGCGGTCCGCCCCGGGACGGGCCCGTCGATCCGGCCCGCGACGAACTCGCGCTGCGGGTGCTGCCCGCCGCGGTGCGGGCGGGCGTGCCGGTGCTGGGGATCTGCCGCGGGCTGCAGGAGCTGAACGTCGCCTTGGGCGGCACGTTGCGCGATCTGCCCGACGACCGTCATCGCGAGGACCTTTCCCAGCCCAGGGACCGGCAGTACCTGCCCGCGCACGAGGTCGACCTCCCCGCCGGCGGCATGTTGCGGCAGCTGCTGGGCTATGCGCGCGTGTCGGTCAATTCGCTGCACCACCAGGCCATCGACCGGATCGCGCCGGACCTGCGGGTGGAGGCGGTGGCCGCGGACGGCGTGGTCGAGGCCGCTTCGGCGGGCGACGGGTTTTGCCTTGCGGTGCAATGGCATCCGGAGTGGTACGCCGAGACGGACCCGGTTTCCACCGCGATCTTCCACGAATTCGGCGTCGCGGCCCGGCTCGCGGCCGTTCGTCAGGGCGATCCCTTGCTCCGCCCCATGTCCAGCATCGGCATGAACAGCTGGGCGAGCGGTCCGATCGCGCAGGCGTAG
- a CDS encoding acyl carrier protein, producing MSEPMDHRLFDCVQVNLAELADRCHGAGTHLALGRLLRFWPRPGADGLPTVEPRVDDHVTGSAALLGLRVARRTRVADAGELEPGPGCYVVADAFHLPWVPYHRKKHLEHSFLVEPAGDGVTVVDGYHNDTEWGAARPGEWTLGHAELAEALPEGALAFDLVAGEPVTERTPLVELTDADTFVATYADHPDRVRALRGLTLQTWLLTRSRRLHAAAMGLDTDAVRAHLAEWDAIAKQVYLAGRRVAAGREEPRALFPRLAECLAADHTAFGGTTETTTVSTVDTIEVPLTVRESVTAVIGTVLGTAPPADARTLGDIPGFSSFRMMEIVERIESDLGVEFAAEDLVPEKLTHVDGLCRAVVAAGGSR from the coding sequence GTGTCTGAGCCGATGGACCACCGCCTCTTCGACTGCGTCCAGGTGAACCTGGCCGAGCTCGCCGACCGCTGCCACGGCGCGGGCACGCACCTCGCTCTGGGCCGGCTCCTGCGCTTCTGGCCCCGGCCGGGCGCGGACGGGCTGCCCACCGTCGAGCCGCGGGTCGACGACCACGTGACCGGATCCGCCGCCCTGCTGGGCTTGCGCGTCGCCCGGCGCACCCGGGTCGCCGACGCCGGCGAACTCGAACCCGGCCCCGGCTGCTACGTCGTGGCGGACGCCTTCCACCTGCCCTGGGTGCCGTACCACCGCAAGAAGCACCTGGAGCACAGCTTCCTGGTCGAGCCGGCCGGCGACGGCGTCACCGTCGTGGACGGCTACCACAACGACACCGAGTGGGGCGCGGCCCGGCCGGGCGAGTGGACGCTCGGCCACGCGGAGCTCGCCGAAGCGCTGCCCGAGGGTGCGCTGGCGTTCGACCTCGTCGCCGGGGAACCCGTCACCGAGCGCACGCCGCTGGTGGAGCTGACCGACGCCGACACGTTCGTGGCGACCTACGCCGACCACCCGGACCGCGTGCGGGCGTTGCGGGGGCTGACCCTGCAGACCTGGCTGCTCACCCGCAGCCGCCGCCTGCACGCCGCGGCCATGGGGCTCGACACCGACGCGGTGCGGGCGCACCTGGCCGAGTGGGACGCGATCGCGAAGCAGGTCTACCTGGCGGGCCGCCGGGTCGCCGCGGGCCGGGAGGAGCCGCGCGCGCTGTTCCCCCGCCTCGCCGAGTGCCTCGCCGCCGACCACACGGCGTTCGGCGGCACCACCGAGACCACCACGGTGTCCACAGTGGACACCATCGAGGTGCCGCTGACGGTCCGCGAGTCCGTCACCGCCGTGATCGGGACCGTGCTGGGCACCGCGCCCCCCGCGGACGCCCGCACGCTCGGCGACATCCCCGGCTTCAGTTCCTTCCGCATGATGGAGATCGTCGAGCGGATCGAAAGCGACCTCGGCGTCGAGTTCGCCGCCGAAGACCTGGTGCCGGAAAAACTCACCCACGTCGACGGCCTGTGCCGGGCCGTCGTGGCCGCCGGAGGAAGCCGATGA
- a CDS encoding aldo/keto reductase family protein, translating to MEHRRLGRSGLSVSRISYGNWITHGSQVAEEQARKCVEAALDAGITTFDTADMYANTRAEEVLGRALAGRRRESLEICTKVYWPTGPGGPNDQGLGRKHIMESAHGSLRRLQTDYLDLYQAHQFDPTVELEETMLAFADLVRQGKVLYVGVSEWTAEQITRAAALARELRVPLISSQTQYSMLWRVIEAQVIPACEREGMGQLVWSPMAQGVLTGKYLPGKQPPAGSRATDGEGSGYMVRWLQDDVLRRVQELRPVAEQLGLTMAQLALAWVLQNPNVATAITGASRPEQLTDNLKAVDVVLDPAVMQKIDELLDGVSRFDPTFIGVPLTALV from the coding sequence ATGGAACATCGACGACTCGGCCGCAGCGGCCTCTCAGTGAGCAGGATTTCCTACGGCAACTGGATCACCCACGGATCGCAGGTGGCGGAGGAACAAGCCCGGAAATGCGTGGAAGCGGCGCTGGACGCCGGCATCACCACGTTCGACACCGCCGACATGTACGCCAACACCCGCGCCGAAGAGGTGCTGGGCCGCGCGCTCGCTGGCCGCCGCCGGGAGAGCCTGGAGATCTGCACCAAGGTCTACTGGCCGACCGGCCCCGGCGGCCCCAACGACCAAGGACTGGGACGCAAGCACATCATGGAGTCCGCGCACGGCTCCCTGCGCCGGCTCCAGACCGACTACCTCGACCTCTACCAGGCCCACCAGTTCGACCCGACGGTCGAGCTGGAGGAGACCATGCTGGCCTTCGCCGACCTGGTGCGGCAGGGCAAGGTCCTCTACGTCGGGGTCTCGGAGTGGACCGCCGAGCAGATCACCCGCGCCGCCGCGCTGGCCCGCGAGCTGCGCGTGCCGCTGATCTCCAGTCAGACGCAGTATTCGATGCTGTGGCGGGTCATCGAGGCGCAGGTCATCCCGGCCTGTGAACGCGAAGGCATGGGGCAGCTCGTCTGGTCGCCGATGGCCCAGGGCGTGCTGACCGGGAAGTACCTGCCGGGCAAGCAGCCCCCGGCCGGCTCCCGCGCCACCGACGGTGAGGGAAGCGGTTACATGGTCCGCTGGCTACAGGACGACGTGCTGCGCCGGGTACAGGAACTGCGGCCGGTCGCCGAGCAGCTCGGCCTGACCATGGCGCAGCTGGCGCTGGCCTGGGTGCTGCAGAACCCCAACGTCGCCACCGCGATCACCGGCGCCTCGCGCCCCGAGCAGCTCACGGACAACCTCAAGGCCGTGGACGTGGTGCTCGACCCGGCGGTGATGCAGAAGATCGACGAGCTGCTGGACGGCGTGAGCCGCTTCGACCCGACGTTCATCGGCGTGCCGCTGACCGCCCTCGTCTGA
- a CDS encoding TrpB-like pyridoxal phosphate-dependent enzyme — protein MNHVSLPASWRSVLPHLDEPLPPDRSPESPAGGSDAGVSVNLPFALVRQSSQNREFWDIPAEVLDAYRSFRPTPLWRARRFEDAVGARVPIYVKYEGGNISGSHKLNTALAQAHYYAKAGVKELVTGTGAGQWGTALAAACSMFGLRCRVFMVGTSLQKKPYRGTLMRALGATVHASPSELTDVAARVGGGVNSLALAIGEAVEYAGRTEGAAFCIGSGETYSILHQSVIGLEAIEQLAELEATVDSVVGCVGAGSNFGGIALPFFADAATTGAECPRLVAAESSTTPKLTRGVYAYDKTDATGVSPMEAMYTIGSSYPIPDSHSAGLRFHGAAKVISAMRHRDQVTAQAVGQVEALQAGQAFTRSEMVLPAPESGHALAVAARLATDGGSSRGVVACVSGHGYLDLSAYQQLLDGELTTEPPEEQALVSAMDRLRPVPGLAVAGSGRGV, from the coding sequence ATGAACCACGTTTCCCTGCCCGCCAGCTGGCGCAGCGTGCTGCCGCACCTGGACGAGCCGCTGCCCCCGGACCGGAGCCCGGAGTCGCCCGCGGGCGGCTCGGACGCCGGCGTCTCGGTGAACCTGCCGTTCGCGCTGGTGCGCCAGTCCTCCCAGAACCGCGAGTTCTGGGACATCCCCGCCGAGGTGCTCGACGCCTACCGCAGCTTCCGGCCCACCCCGCTGTGGCGGGCCCGCCGGTTCGAGGACGCCGTCGGCGCGCGGGTGCCGATCTACGTCAAGTACGAGGGCGGCAACATCTCCGGCAGCCACAAGCTGAACACCGCGCTCGCGCAAGCCCACTACTACGCCAAGGCCGGCGTCAAGGAGCTGGTCACCGGCACCGGCGCCGGGCAGTGGGGCACCGCGCTCGCCGCCGCCTGCTCGATGTTCGGGTTGCGCTGCCGGGTGTTCATGGTCGGCACGAGCCTGCAGAAGAAGCCGTACCGGGGCACGCTGATGCGGGCCCTCGGCGCCACCGTGCACGCCAGCCCGAGCGAGCTGACCGACGTCGCCGCCCGCGTCGGCGGCGGGGTGAACAGCCTCGCGCTGGCCATCGGCGAGGCCGTCGAATACGCCGGGCGCACCGAAGGGGCCGCGTTCTGCATCGGCAGCGGCGAGACCTACAGCATCCTGCACCAGTCCGTGATCGGGCTGGAGGCCATCGAGCAGCTCGCCGAGCTGGAGGCCACTGTGGACTCCGTCGTCGGCTGCGTCGGCGCCGGCTCGAACTTCGGCGGGATCGCGCTGCCCTTCTTCGCCGACGCCGCCACGACCGGCGCGGAATGCCCGCGGCTGGTGGCCGCCGAGTCCAGCACCACCCCGAAGCTGACCCGCGGTGTCTACGCCTACGACAAGACCGACGCCACCGGGGTCAGCCCGATGGAAGCGATGTACACGATCGGCAGCAGCTACCCGATCCCCGACTCGCACTCGGCGGGCCTGCGCTTCCACGGCGCCGCGAAGGTCATTTCCGCGATGCGGCACCGGGACCAGGTCACCGCGCAAGCCGTCGGGCAGGTCGAAGCACTGCAGGCCGGCCAGGCCTTCACCCGGTCGGAGATGGTGCTCCCGGCGCCGGAGTCCGGGCACGCGCTGGCCGTCGCCGCCCGCCTGGCCACCGACGGTGGATCGTCCCGCGGCGTGGTCGCCTGCGTCAGCGGGCACGGCTACCTGGACCTGTCCGCCTACCAGCAGCTGCTCGACGGTGAGCTCACCACCGAGCCGCCCGAGGAGCAGGCCCTGGTGTCGGCGATGGACCGGTTGCGGCCCGTGCCCGGCCTCGCGGTCGCGGGGAGTGGTCGTGGTGTCTGA